In Mycobacterium sp. ITM-2016-00317, the genomic window TCGGGTGGGTCGCAAGTCGCGGAGTCTGCCTACAGAAGGTAGTCCCATTCCAGGATGCACGCCCGCGGGGGGCCGCCACAGCGTCAGACGGGCTGGCCGAGACCCGCGATTTCGCCGATGAACTCCGCATAGGTCGACTCGAACGCCGCGATGAGGTCGTCGACGGTGACCGGTGCACCCGCGGCGGCCTGGATGCCCAGGTCCTGCAGCGCCGTCAGCAGCAGCGCGCCCCAGACCGCGGCGAGCAGCTTCACCCGCCGGTCGTCGACGGTGGCGCCCATGCGCGCCGCGACCGCCTGGTCGACGGCGCTGGCACGGTATTCCACGGCGGCCTGCCGCAACGTCGGCGAGGATCCCGTGATCCGCAGGATCTGCAGCAACCGCTTGGCCGACAGTCCGTGTTCCGGGGCCCGCTTGGTCGCCTCGGCCATCGCCACATAGGCGCGCCGCAGCGCCTCCAGGTGGGTCAGGTAGCGGGGCTGCACGGTCAACTCGGCGGCGGTGCGGGCATGCACCTCGTCGATGAGGGCGAGTGCGATCGCGTCCTTGGTGGCGAAGTAGCGGCTGAACGTCCTGGGCGACACCTCGGCGATGGAGGCGATCTGGTCGACCGTGGTGCGGTCAAATCCCTGACGGTCACACAGCCCGAGCGCGGCGTCGATCAGCGTCGCGCGGGTCCGGCGCTTCTTGCGTTCCCGCAAACCGAGCGCCGGTTCCCCCCACGAATCACCCACGACCCGGATGCTATCCCGGTAAAGGCTGCCCACAGGGCGGAACGAGCACCTTGCGACGAATGCCCGGGCCGCCGATTCAGCAGGTCAGGGCTGAAGACGCTCGAGGTGCCCGTCTCGGACGCGGATCCTGTTGTGCACCCGGTTCTCCCGTCCCTGCCAGAACTCCACCACCTCGGGTGCGATCAGGTAGCCGCCCCAGTGCGGCGGCACCGGAACCTCGTCGACGTCGGCGAACCGCTCGGTGACGTCGACAAGTTGCTGCATCAGCTCGGCGCGCGACGCGATCGGACGGCTCTGCCGGGACGCCCACGCCCCCAGCTGCGAGCCGCGCGGGCGCTTGCGCCAGTAGTCGACGGTCTGCTCGGCCGACACCTTGGTGACGGGGCCCCGGACATGGACCTGCCGACCGACCAGGTACCACGGGAAGGTGGCCGACGCGTACGGCACGGCGGCCAGTTGCTCGCCCTTCTCGGAGTCGTAGTTGGTGTAGAACGAGATCCCGCTCTCGTCGACGCTCTTGCACAGCACGGTGCGGGTGACGGGGCGGCCCCGACCGTCGACGGTGCCGACCACCATCGCGTTGGGTTCTGCGACACCGGCCTGCTCGGCGTCGGCCAGCCACCGGTGCAGCAGCGCCACCCAGCCCTCGTCGAGCCAGTCGGTGTCGAGGTCGCCGCTGCCGTCTTTCTCCACCGACCCGTACTCCACGCGCATCCGCGCCAGGTAGTCAGAAGTGCCCACATGCCAGACGCTACGCCGCGATTGGGTGCAACAATCGGCCCATGACCACGGTGCCGAAGGATTTCGCCCCCGGACTGGCGGGCGTGGTGGCGTTCGAGACCGAGATCGCCGAACCGGACAAGGACGGCGGCGCACTGCGCTACCGCGGCGTCGACATCGAGGACCTGGTGGCCCACCGGGTCACCTTCGGTGACGTCTGGGGGCTGCTGGTCGACGGCCGCTTCGGCCCGGGGCTGCCGCCCGCCGAACCGTTCCCGCTGCCCATCCACAGCGGCGACGTCCGCGTCGACGTGCAGGCCGGATTGGCGATGCTCGCGCCGATCTGGGGTTATCCCCCGCTGCTGGACATCGACGACGACACCGCGCGCGACCAGCTCGCCCGCGCGTCGGTGATGGCGCTGTCCTACGTCGCCCAGTCCGCGCGCGGGATCTACCGGCAGGCCGTGCCGCAGCGCGCCGTCGACGAATGTGACACCGTCACAGAACGTTTCATGACGCGGTGGAAGGGCGACCCGGATCCGCGGCACGTCGAGGCGATCGACGCGTACTGGGTCAGCGCCGCCGAGCACGGGATGAACGCGTCGACGTTCACCGCCCGGGTCATCGCGTCGACCGGGGCCGACGTCGCCGCCGCGCTCTCGGGTGCGGTCGGGGCGATGAGCGGCCCGCTGCACGGCGGGGCGCCCGCGCGGGTGATCCCGATGATCGAGGAGGCCGAGCAGACCGGTGACGCGCGCGCCGTGGTCAAGGGCATCCTGGACCGCGACGAGAAGCTGATGGGTTTCGGGCACCGCGTGTACCGGGCCGAGGACCCGCGGGCCCGGGTGCTGCGCGCCACGGCCGAACGACTGGCCGCACCGCGCTACGAGGTCGCGGCGGCGCTGGAACAGGCCGCACTGGCCGAACTGCGGGAACGCCGACCGGACCGGGCGATCGAAACCAACGTCGAGTTCTGGGCGGCGGTGATCCTCGATTTCGCGGAGGTGCCGCCCAAGATGATGCCTGCGATGTTCACCTGCGGCCGCACCGCCGGCTGGTGTGCCCACATCCTGGAGCAGAAACGGCTCGGCAAGCTCGTGCGGCCGTCGGCGATCTACACCGGCCCCGAACCGCGCGGCCCCGAGTCGGTGCCGGGCTGGGACCTGCTGAACCGCCGATGACCGCGCTCGGGCCGCAACTGGTGTTCGCTTCGGCGGCAGACCATTTCGTGGGCCTGGTCCGGCAGATCCCGGATGCCGCATGGGGCGACCCGGGTCTGGGCGAGTGGAACGTGCGCGACCTCGTCGGCCACGCCTCGCGATCGCTGATCACGGTCAGCACCTACCTGCAGGCCCCGGCACAGCGCGAAGACGTCCCCGACGCAGTCGACTACTACGTCAGGATGCGCTCCTACGCCTCCGACATGGGCGAGG contains:
- a CDS encoding TetR family transcriptional regulator, yielding MGDSWGEPALGLRERKKRRTRATLIDAALGLCDRQGFDRTTVDQIASIAEVSPRTFSRYFATKDAIALALIDEVHARTAAELTVQPRYLTHLEALRRAYVAMAEATKRAPEHGLSAKRLLQILRITGSSPTLRQAAVEYRASAVDQAVAARMGATVDDRRVKLLAAVWGALLLTALQDLGIQAAAGAPVTVDDLIAAFESTYAEFIGEIAGLGQPV
- the pdxH gene encoding pyridoxamine 5'-phosphate oxidase, which gives rise to MRVEYGSVEKDGSGDLDTDWLDEGWVALLHRWLADAEQAGVAEPNAMVVGTVDGRGRPVTRTVLCKSVDESGISFYTNYDSEKGEQLAAVPYASATFPWYLVGRQVHVRGPVTKVSAEQTVDYWRKRPRGSQLGAWASRQSRPIASRAELMQQLVDVTERFADVDEVPVPPHWGGYLIAPEVVEFWQGRENRVHNRIRVRDGHLERLQP
- a CDS encoding citrate synthase 2; protein product: MTTVPKDFAPGLAGVVAFETEIAEPDKDGGALRYRGVDIEDLVAHRVTFGDVWGLLVDGRFGPGLPPAEPFPLPIHSGDVRVDVQAGLAMLAPIWGYPPLLDIDDDTARDQLARASVMALSYVAQSARGIYRQAVPQRAVDECDTVTERFMTRWKGDPDPRHVEAIDAYWVSAAEHGMNASTFTARVIASTGADVAAALSGAVGAMSGPLHGGAPARVIPMIEEAEQTGDARAVVKGILDRDEKLMGFGHRVYRAEDPRARVLRATAERLAAPRYEVAAALEQAALAELRERRPDRAIETNVEFWAAVILDFAEVPPKMMPAMFTCGRTAGWCAHILEQKRLGKLVRPSAIYTGPEPRGPESVPGWDLLNRR